Part of the Lolium rigidum isolate FL_2022 chromosome 6, APGP_CSIRO_Lrig_0.1, whole genome shotgun sequence genome, ggaagagcatgtggagctcgacaccaacTATGCTCCGCAAGCACCGCAGATGTGGAAgagcatgtggagctcgacaccaacTATGGCTCCACAAGCATCGcggacatgaccgacatcgaggagctctacgtacatcgacaatggctcaacaagcatggacgacatggtggagcaccaccacgAGGACGATATCGACACCATGGTGGAAACAcacctcgactccaccttgaACAACACCGGTGCTCCCAAGTACCCccgcttggccaatggagctacatatgaagatagaggatctTCAAGTTGGCACCACCACGAgcgtgcttatgcacatgatcatctacatcgacctcgtcatatggatcatcaagagcgtccccaacacgatcgtcatcgacactcctcTCCGAGCTCAACAAGGCGCCACCAACAACTTGCCAAGGCACGTGAGCCATCTCCTAGGCATGCcgaggatcgtcatcgacacacaccatctcaagatagtcgtcgaccactaccacctcatggacTCCATCGACATACGTCCCCACATGAGCTTCGATGACACAAGCCacctcatgatcgccatcgaccaacatcctccaaggatcttcgacgacacccatcaagacatggtgatgaagcacgaagacgagagcctcgacatgaaggcgacaaacaccatcctatggtgtctaccactccaagggtGGAGAGGGCACATCAAGAGGACCTTCCTAGTAAGGCAACttctacctcttgtgccaccaccacaatggcccctacctcgtcatatgcctatggactccgatcctACAAGTGTAAGCAACAAGGCCATCTTCcaagggaatgtcccaatctcctatgtgatgtgtgcaaggccaagggtcacatgtTGTGGCAATGCACAATGCCAAGCGCCGACatgctccacttcgacgagctacaagcccaagccaccaagaagcctatgGCGCcctcacttcaagatgaagaccaaCAAGGCCAACTCAAGGGTGAAGTTGATCCGAGTCTAGCTCTCAACGACACTATGGCGCTACCGCTTGAgaacgacttgggaggcgatggagttgagaagggtgagcatgggattctcccttcgccaatggaggcgcatggagatgagaaaatcgagcctactcctatatgcttgattgatgagttggtaccaatcccatgttagCATGCGAGCCACGAAGCCCACTTGAGTGCTACCGATAGTGAGTTGTGCGACTTCCACCTCATATGTGAGATTGAGTGCTTTCAATTGGAGGAGATGAGTGAGACACCGagtgagttgcgagaggtagttgataggtccatggaggccatcgcatttgctaacacctTAACCTCTCCCTCCTTTGTGTTTCCTCATGATGCACTAGGTTCCATGGATGTTGAAGCGCCGATGATGGacaagaagatgtacatggtgcaagaAGATCACATCACACCATGCTTCGATGACGATGACAATGTCAACCATGTGGAGCATACAACTACCACAATACCTAcatcaaatgagtcggactaccaAGGTAAAACCAAAGGTATTGATGagaccatgatcccactagtggacatggaaCATGATGAATTGTTTCCTCTTGCTTGCGATATGAGGACTACTTTCTCTTTGACATGTGTTGTTGACaatgatgacattagcttccgcatgctttgcccaaaatgtttgcactattccatgatccttgcatcaaaTATTATGAACAATTGctctcttatgcttggtatgcaagaatgcttatttgatTTTTCATGAGAAGACTATCATGACGCATGATGaattgtttcctcttgatttcaaTATGAGAACAACTTGCTCTTTCACATGTGTTGTTGACAATGATGACATTAGCTTTCGCATGTTTTGCCCTAAATGTTTGCAATACTCCataatccttgcatccaagattgtcacAAATTGCTCATTTCATTGTCCACAAGATGGCCCCTATAGCCTTCTCAATTTTTGATGACTCCAAGTTACCACATACCACAAATGCACCATCATGCCATATGCATacccgccatgcatttcataaaaccttgattgacactaatggtgatgtgcacaagacatgacacatcatgatggatgatgtgttcatctaccatgcacacacactTTTTGTTTGgcctattgtgtgtataggtacaagAACGACAATCTCAACCTCCACGGAGCATGAGCTAACGAAACGAGCGCTAGAGAGCTATCTCAACAAGGATTTCAACAAGAAGACCGCTCACCGCACCAAACCCAATGGCAAGGACGAGAGGCATCATCCAACTCATGACATTCATGCCAACAGGTATGTTCATAAAAGCCTTCGCCCACGTGTGTTTCCGACAATTCTTGTCATACTTGCGCTTTGTTCCAATGCTTCGTCACCACTTTTgcgtcttatgcaacatatcttcaaacatcttgttggcacaatggttgttgtatctcttgatgatatcatcatacactccaagaatctcaaggaccatgttatacatgtgagagacaccttatgcatcttgtgccactcttcccacaaaaagttgctctccttTGAATTTACCGTTTCATAtatggcaattgaaatggattcttcgaaacttgaggatactcatacccgactcacgccaaccataattgcccaagctagaagtttccataGCTTTGCCATTGTCCATAGCAATTTTGACCAAAATTTTGCCACAATTACTTGCCTCTTGAATGTTCCATTTGGTTGGAACAATGCTACACACCACGTTTTTGACGATTTGCAAAGGAAACCTTTCCATGCACAAACTTTCGCTATACCAACTTTTGAATACATAGACACTCTTTTTgtccccatttttgccaaatgtccCTTTGAGAAAGGACTTGATGCTTCATATTTGCATGAGAGCTTATTTTTCATCGATAACAAAATTTTCAAACCCAAGTTTTCCATTCGAGATTTGCTTTTACCCGAATTCCCCTTTGGATGGGACTTTCTCTCTCCAACACTTCATGGGAGACCCATCATTGACTTcaacaaggacgcccgcaccacgacgaacatccataaggatacaagggcaacaATACACGAACAAGTTCTTCGCCAAGCTACAAGGATCAACACCTACATCATCGACAACAAAaattccaagtacttggtgagcatgaCATTCACCATCTCGGTTCTCTCAccacatcatggagatgaggaggaacaagagtcgaggacgactcttccccaagggtgggggagatgatgcagccccgctCACGGACAACACTACATCATGGCCAACTTATCCCCCAAGTGAGCCAAGGACTCGAGCCCAAGTGCAAGccatacatgataaggtgaattcactcctttCTACACTTGAAAtcgacataaccttggacggattgctacctcatacctatgtctatatgtcattaggtaccaatctcgtcaAGGACCCGAAGGGAGCGTCAATGACTCGAGCCCAAGTGCAATctatacatgataaggtgaattcactcctttctacacttgaactcgacataaccttggacggattgctactTCATACCTATGTCTATATGTCATTAGATACTAATCTCGTCAAGGACCCGAAGGgagcgtcaaggagccgaggagggggacccgaagggagcgtcaaggagccgaggaggggGAAGCCAATCTTCTCTGGCACTGCCGGCccaaccggcactgccgccccgagcacgccggcactgccggccccaccaaAGTCAACTGCATCTCaaccgtctatttatcatctatggaCATAAatactttattgtaatgccccttatacccctggacggatctgggcctatatGTGTCTCATCCCCCACCTCCATTAGGgtttagacaagatttggcttagactcatgagctttgtctccctagaactatgttctttttatcaaggcactcttgatgGATCTCTattcttcatggatgattcaaggcttctacccctttcatccaagttctagttggatctccatcaccaatctctcacttcttagattctacccaagggtctctctaagaagtggttctattggcttggtctaacctaccaagggagtaaatttggtttgtgttgggttgtgtgtgttttgatttgagttttgtgtgtgttcttcccctttctcATCTCTCCCATCCACTCACTTGGTCGAATTCGTGAGATCTGGTCACATACTAACCCTTAGGCCTCATCAGGTCGTACGACCGTTGGGTCGTACGTGGAGATCAAACTAACATGGATTTGTCTAAAAGGAAGAATATTGGGCTAAACAAGTTCATCATGAGACTCTTTCGGTCAAGCGGAGGATGACCACATCGTCTTTGGCATCCATGTATGAGGAGTCCAATACTTAGGGTGTATCTCCTGTGGGACCATGTCAAGCCCGGACATGGCTCATCTCTTGGATTCTGCAATGACAGTGTTGTAACAACACATAAGGAGATTAGCTAATGGCAATACACCCAGTAGTGATTCCATGTACAAGCTGTGTGAGGTCAGCCGACccttcaaacttttttttttacaaacTACCACTACTTTTATGCATAATAAGAAAAAATGGAGAGTTTATAACCAACTGATCACACAGAGTTTATGATCTGGCACTATAGTTGGATGCACCTACCAAGAACCACCTTTACATATTATTCGGAGACAATAACCCATCTGGCTAATTTTATTATTCATCTACACCTAAATTGAGTATTATTTTTATGTATCTATAAGTCCATATTGCTACTTGACTTTTGGAATCTTGCTTTGAATCTGAATAGAAACACATCAGACGGCTCAGGACATGAACTTGGACATAAATCTAAGGTGCCTAGAAGTTAGAGGAACAATTTTGGAACCGACCAAATAAAATGGAAAATAAAATATGGACTCTAATTAGCTGACAAGTCGTCGTGTTGCCTGTCCAAAATTATaacctttttttttgacaatccaaAATTCCAACGTTGGTGCCATATATCATACGTCAGATGTGTAGACATTGCAGAAGACCGCGTCAGCTTACACACCGGCGAATTAGAAACGAGAATGTAAGACATAGGCCAGCCGGTAGCTCCACTGATTGAAAACACGGCATGTTGCTTTCTCGCAAGTCGGCATTTGCTCGTGTCATACAATTGCAATTGGGGTGCATTCTTATTCCCTTAATCCAAATATTCCACCACAAGAGTTGACAAAACAGCGCGATTCCGCACTAGTATAATCTCCCACTTCCGTCCATTCAGCTACAAATTCCCAACGACACCAAAACCCCTTCACTTTTTTCTCCTCTACTACTACTGCCACTGTTGTTTGATTGATCATCCTCCTGCTCTTCCCCCCGCCCTCGTCACCAAAGAAACCAACGCAGGGGCAGAGGGGAATTCCAACTGCTCCTGCCGCTGCCTTCTGCCATGGACGGCGGCTACCGTTCCAAGTCGTACGCCGGCGGGCGCATGCAGATCGAGCCCtacgccggcggcgcgcggccggACTTCCGGTCCCTGTCCTACGGCGGCGGAGGGGCGTCGTCGTACCAGTACCAGTACGAGTACGGGCACGGCGCCGGGGCAGGGTCGGTGTcgacggtggtggaggaggaggaggtgaagagGAGCAAGTCGAAGCGGCGGTGGCTGTCGCTGGGCGACCCGGACATGGAGCGGAAGCGGCGCGTGGCGGCGTACAAGGCGTACGCGGTGGAGGGTAAGGTGAAGGGCTCCTTCCGCAAGAGCTTCAGGTGGGTCAAAGACCGCTACCTGCACATCGTCTACGGCTGGTCCTAGGTTCCTAGCTACTCCTACTATCTAGCACCGAGAAAAGAGCAGACCGATCGAGCTGCAAGAAGCAAAGTTTTCTGTTGCTGTTTATATTTCTTTTTTACGCCTGGTGATCATGGTTGCTCTGTAAACATGGATTATACATATACATGCGAGTCTTTCTCCTCTCTTTGTTCCCCCCTCTGTTCTTCCTTGTGTTCTTGATTATTGCCATCACTGTGCTGTAAGTTGTATGTATCTGATTGAGTTCTTGCGGTTCTGTTCATGAAGGAATCAACCAAAAAAAGTTGGTGTTCGGATGCGGTAATTTGCTTCTTGTTTATTTCTGGATTTAGCTGGTTTTAGGAGTCGATCTGCTCTTTGTTTTGTTTATCATTCATTTCTTCAGTCAACTATTGGGTTCTTATGACTAGGAAAGTTAGCTTGCGTGCGTGGACTCAGTTAGCGGAGATTGCGTGGAAGGTACAACACAAATTTGTCTTATTGGTTGGATCGATCAGTTGGCTATTTTAGCTCTGACATGGCCTACTTTTGACGAATTCCGGATACATAGCTTAAACGTGATCAAACCTTACGTCTCCTCCCTTCCCACCTTCGCCCCGGGTCGTCTCGCGCGAGGCGGCACCGGGCGATGACCCGAACCCAAGGAGAAAcggcccatcttcctcctcctggccgcTGTCGCCGTCGGAgtcggcggtggcggcagcgTCCGGCTGCCAAAAGcaggggcggtggtggcgcgTCCATGGACTGcccttcgcgcggaggcggggtCTTCCCGAGGCGGCGACAGTGGACAACGGGTCTGGTGGCGGTGGCCATCGGCTACTTCACCTAGATCATGGCGGGAGACGCGATGGTGTGGCAGAACTCGGCGGGGaaagggcggcagcgggatcgctgctgacctccaccggccgggttggaggaggaagatggaccgcgGTTCCCAGCCATGGCGGTGGCGTGGGGGGCGGCCATTCTGGCatttcatggtggtggtcctagggttcttctttctcGAAGATGAAGATGTTTCGgatgccgatctttcttcatctagccggagtgatgagttccggaaggctccgacagCGAATAGTACAGTGCATCGTTTGCCTGGAGTTCACATGATCAGGTGGTATTCGGTTGCGTGCACCCATACTTTTATTCCgatcgtttggttccggagggagcggcgcgaagctctgttctatgttgacatcaagagacttttgATCCATTgtgaagtcagaagcagagaatttcatgaaggcgggattggggatttagctaaagaaggttcaaatctccgcgatgttgaggaacttgcttggtgttccgggtttCGCAGTAGTGCTATGAAAGTaggggcggcagcacatgtgaagtttagAGTActacctttcaggatgaaaacccaAAGTCTGATCTTAACTgattgtgcctgacaatgatcttgttggaggcattgttttgagagcggtgaCTATCTTTAggatgaaaatctaagatctttgatcgggcgacgacgacgctggtacactatttccttcttggagacgttgcttttggagagtctgtattgtgTTGTCTAggggtggatgtattactgttgctaggcctAGGATACTATAGCAGGACTTTTTTTTTCTTACTTTTCTTTTACGGATTTGCTGGAAATCAGGCGCCTTATACTTGATAAGTTTAAGTCGAGCGCTTGGAGATTCGTATTTTGTGCTTGTAGATTCGTGCTCTGACTTTTGGGCtgtttgtgtgtgtttgtgttgttgttgGTCCGATGTGTAAGCGGACTGACTTGTTTTTTACGGGCTTTGTGAAGTGGGCTCGTGGTGACGATTCCTATCTATAAGACATCTTTCTCTCTCCTATGGAACCGCTTACCGCGCATTTCAATTACGCGTGGGTTGCAAATGACATATTTCCAATTTcacgtgggttgcaactgaggttTTTTCGGTTACACGTGAGTTGCAACTGATTTTGTTTTTCCAATTGCATgagcgttgcaactgagatttttctagtTACGCATATATTGTAACTAAGAATTTCCACATACATGTGGGTTGCACTGAGAATTTTTCCAGTTACGCCCGCGTCGTAACTAAGAATTTTCCacttacatgtgggttgcaactgattttttttcCCAATTGCACgagcgttgcaactgagatttttccagttacgcatatgttgcaactaagaatttccacgtacatgtgggttgcaattgagatttttccagttacgTATGGGtcgcaactaagaatttccacttGCTTGTGGATTGCAACTAAGTTTTTTCCAGTTACACGTAAGTTGCTACTAAGATTTTTCTTATGTCTTAAATGGTTGCACGGATTATTTTTTCTAGTGAAAAAAGCGAACGCACAAAACTGGATGCCAAAATTAAACTAGTACACGGCTTAATAAGCTATTGATGTCAACGACTTAGCTTATTAAGTCTTAGGCGACTGATCTCTAGACGCTCcctttcttttatcttttttagCTCTGTGTATCTGTACTGCTATTAGAGTGTTGCATTGTTGGAGAGactagatgtaattggtatcttttaatattaatatatacaTTTATCGAAAAATGCAGTTATACACCACCGTCGAGTACAGATGGCTGGTTGTCGACACACCTCTATCTGCCTATCAATGCTAGGAGAATCCGTCAAAGCTTATGTTATGTAGACGTCAACCGCTGCTTTGATGTTCACGCGGATCTTTATTCTCCTTTGCGGGGGAGAAAAATTGCAATCAGCTAATAGTAGCTTTGGCCCATAGTCTAGAACCTGACACAACGTGTGAGATGAGCCTCGTATCATGAGAGGAGGACACAGGGTGGTATTGTGTGATGGATGAGTCAGTCACATGATATCAAACAATTATCCGCTGCTGAAAATATTATTTTAAGAGCTGACTTTAACGAAAAGGAGGTTCATGGCGTCATAATCGAAATGAAAAATAATAAAGCACCGGGACTAGACATTTCCCCACTGAATTCTATCTGAAATTTAGGAATATTATAAAAGGAGACTGAGACTTGATGGAAATATTGTTTAGCTTTCACAAGGGAGAGCTACCTCGTTTCCACTTAAATTTCAGCGAAGATGCAATACATATACAATAATATAGTCCTATATATCTTCTTAACCTAAGTTTTAACTAAGGTAGGGATAAACCGTGTTTCGGATGTAGCTGAAATTGTGGTTCAGCCCACACAAACAACTTTCATGTAGCAGAAATTGTGGTTCAGCCCACACAAACAACTTTCATGTCGGGAAGAAATCTTAGAGGGGGTGGTCATTCTTCACGAAACTATTCATGAACATAGTGTTTAGAGTAAATTTGTCTTTTCTACAACAGGCTTTACGCATGAAGGGTTTTGATTGTAGGTGGTGTGATTGAATTTAAAAGTTTGTGAAGGAAAGGAGGGTGGAAATTAAAGTTAGTACTGGCATATAacacagaaactcaattcggctcccgggtgcgtatgatcccgctaccataaaaatatatttccaagtgttaaaaaatttgtcaaaaaaatttacatgtacatctccataatatatgtgtattcgtcaagtttcacaaaaaaatgatattttttgtagtctaagcgaaaaagagaaaatttatcttgtgacaagtctttgtttcagcaccgaattttgtctttttacacacgccacataacatgtcgatttttcatgaaacgactttgtgagcgcgtagcacatgaagatgtacgtgcgaaatttttgtttcaatttttttgacattttataatgtgtctaacatgtatttcaaaataaagggagcatatgctcccatgtgccaaaacatcatccCCCATATAACATTACTTCCAAACTAAAAAGGGCATGAGACAGGTAAACCACTGCTTTGATGTCCACGCGGGTCTTTACTTTCCTTTGTGGGAGAGAAGCATGGTTGGTCACAATCAACTAATACAAGCTTTGGCACAAAGTCTAGAATCTACCACAACATATGAGATGAGCCTCATATAATTTAATTCAGATAAGTAAATGACATAGCATGATCACGAAACAACAATAAACCTAATCATGCAAACTAGCAGAGTAGATGAGCAGATAGCATCTAAACAGGACAATCCTATCGCATCTACTCTAAACACTAGAACTAGAAACTCTAGCAAGGTCTAACAGAGAGAGAGATGAGAGCCATATATGGTGCAGCTTAAGCAGCGACAATAGCAATGGCGGCAGTAACAACTTCGATGTTGTCTCCCATGTTGAGGTAAGTCATTGATACTAATTAATCATGGTTCTCTTCTCCAAGATCAAGGATTGGTCAATATACTTGAGTCTACACTTTTAACTTGAGCTCTCTTGGATCCCTAATAAAATAGGTTCTCACTTACCACTAAAAGTTGGCTAAGTCAGTTAGGGTTTAGTACCTGACTTGTACTCCTCATAGCATTAATTAGTATCAATGACTTACCTCACTCAGATAGGGTTTGAATATTAGGCTAGGTTCTACTCAATGGATTGTTAACACATATGGAGATAATCCTCTCCTTTCTTTGAGGTTTATTGGAaatgaattagagaaaacaaggtTGGAATAGTCAAGGTTTAATAAGGAACTAATGTGAATGTCCTAGACAtggattcaagtattgtagttgaaaagatatactatgtgactcatggtaggaattacttatttagtaaaagacatggaaaagataagtaaagaataatgTCTTAATTGATTGTG contains:
- the LOC124665730 gene encoding uncharacterized protein LOC124665730; this translates as MDGGYRSKSYAGGRMQIEPYAGGARPDFRSLSYGGGGASSYQYQYEYGHGAGAGSVSTVVEEEEVKRSKSKRRWLSLGDPDMERKRRVAAYKAYAVEGKVKGSFRKSFRWVKDRYLHIVYGWS